In Zhaonella formicivorans, one DNA window encodes the following:
- the yedF gene encoding sulfurtransferase-like selenium metabolism protein YedF: MENYLDVRGLACPEPVISTKKALEQMDAGNLVTIVDNEAAKENVVRFAKSMNYQVEVEEKGGEYYIHITKEKLAGVETTLDTGSGALYLVTGDKLGRGDEELGAVLMRSLFYSLAESEIRPDTLILMNAGVKLACEGSPVLSDLIALEKKGTEVLACGTCLDFYRLKEKLCVGKVTNMYAIVEHLNLAAKVISL, encoded by the coding sequence ATGGAGAACTATTTGGATGTACGGGGGTTAGCCTGCCCTGAACCGGTGATATCCACCAAAAAGGCTTTGGAGCAAATGGATGCCGGTAATTTGGTCACAATTGTTGATAACGAGGCAGCCAAGGAAAATGTGGTGAGATTCGCGAAAAGCATGAATTACCAGGTAGAGGTGGAAGAAAAGGGTGGCGAATATTATATTCATATAACTAAAGAAAAGCTGGCCGGAGTGGAAACAACCCTGGATACCGGCAGTGGCGCCTTATATTTGGTAACCGGAGATAAGCTGGGGCGGGGAGATGAAGAATTAGGCGCTGTTCTGATGCGCAGCTTGTTCTACAGCCTGGCAGAGAGCGAAATAAGGCCAGATACCCTGATTTTGATGAATGCGGGAGTTAAACTGGCCTGCGAAGGTTCTCCTGTTCTTTCCGATTTAATTGCGCTGGAGAAAAAAGGGACGGAAGTTTTAGCCTGCGGCACCTGCCTGGACTTTTACCGTCTGAAGGAGAAACTTTGCGTGGGTAAGGTTACCAATATGTATGCCATTGTGGAACACCTTAACCTGGCAGCCAAAGTTATCTCCTTGTAA
- the selD gene encoding selenide, water dikinase SelD, whose product MTEKVRLTQYAKAAGUAAKVGPGTLSDILATLPSFSDPKLLISGSTMDDAGVYQLTDELALVQTVDFFTPMVDDPYVFGQVAAANSLSDVYAMGGRPLTAMNIITFPTSCLDLTILRDILAGGADKLREANTLLVGGHTVEDDVPKYGLAVTGIVHPGKVLANQGAKAGDLLVLTKPLGVGILTTALKGGLVSPEEERAAVRSMTALNKLAAEAAEAVEVHACTDITGFGLLGHAFEMVSGSQVSFTIDLKAIPVLDGAYKYAAMGIVPGGAKRNLNYLDKHLEWEGKITPEDKDILCDPQTSGGLLLAIKEEHVERYLSVLKERGVAGYVIGSVEEGNPGKIKVKGS is encoded by the coding sequence ATGACAGAAAAGGTTAGACTCACCCAGTATGCCAAAGCTGCAGGCTGAGCTGCCAAAGTGGGTCCGGGGACCCTATCAGATATTTTAGCCACACTGCCCAGCTTTTCAGATCCGAAGCTGTTAATCAGCGGTTCTACTATGGATGATGCCGGTGTATACCAGTTGACCGATGAGCTGGCTCTGGTGCAAACGGTCGACTTTTTTACACCCATGGTAGACGATCCCTATGTTTTCGGACAGGTGGCAGCTGCCAACAGCCTGAGTGATGTCTACGCCATGGGAGGCAGGCCTCTCACTGCGATGAATATCATTACCTTTCCCACCAGCTGTTTGGATTTAACCATTCTGCGGGATATCCTGGCGGGAGGGGCTGATAAGCTGAGGGAAGCAAATACGCTCCTGGTGGGAGGGCATACAGTAGAGGATGATGTGCCCAAATATGGCCTGGCGGTTACAGGCATTGTCCATCCCGGAAAAGTGCTGGCTAACCAGGGTGCCAAAGCGGGGGACCTGCTGGTTTTAACCAAACCCTTGGGCGTGGGGATTCTGACGACAGCTCTCAAGGGGGGGCTGGTATCCCCTGAGGAGGAACGGGCCGCTGTTCGGAGCATGACCGCCCTCAACAAGCTTGCAGCCGAGGCAGCGGAAGCGGTCGAAGTCCATGCCTGCACCGACATAACAGGTTTCGGGCTCTTGGGCCATGCTTTTGAAATGGTAAGCGGAAGTCAAGTGAGTTTTACAATTGACTTAAAAGCCATACCGGTTTTAGACGGTGCTTATAAATATGCAGCTATGGGAATAGTTCCGGGGGGAGCAAAAAGGAATCTGAATTATTTGGACAAGCACCTTGAGTGGGAAGGAAAGATCACCCCGGAAGACAAGGATATACTGTGCGATCCGCAGACCTCTGGAGGCTTGCTTTTGGCCATCAAGGAAGAGCATGTAGAGCGGTATTTGTCTGTGTTAAAAGAGCGGGGGGTTGCAGGGTATGTTATTGGCTCGGTTGAAGAAGGAAATCCGGGCAAAATCAAGGTAAAGGGGAGTTAA
- a CDS encoding aminopeptidase translates to MQELSSGQKLEKKLARQERKVWDKITAAQREEIFQLGEEYKSFLDRAKTEREAVESIIEHAKAAGFLALDTIEENGKLNPGQRFYLVNRGKMVILGVAGHAPISQGVRLVGSHLDAPRLDLKPNPLYESEGFGLLKTHYYGGIKKYQWTAIPLAIHGVVINSRGEKITFNVGEKPGDPVFTITDLLPHLAKEQMKKTMGEAIPGENLNLLVASIPHADEEVKERVKLAVLEYLHQQYGLVEEDLISAELEVVPAGEARDIGFDRGLIGAYGQDDRVCVFPSLKAVCELKTPTKTALALFVDKEEIGSTGNTGAQSRFLEYALSRLCALAGLQGPQAVLTVLANSQALSGDANTAEDPNYEGVLDKRNAAGLGRGVVITKYTGAGGKYEANDAHAEFVGEIRNLFNRNGVIWQIGELGKVDQGGGGTIAQFLANLGIETLDCGPALLSIHSPLEIASKADVYMAYKAYKVFLEQ, encoded by the coding sequence ATGCAGGAGTTGAGCAGTGGACAAAAGTTGGAGAAAAAGTTAGCCAGGCAGGAGCGAAAAGTTTGGGACAAAATCACGGCCGCCCAGCGGGAGGAGATTTTTCAGCTGGGAGAAGAATATAAAAGTTTTTTGGATAGGGCCAAAACTGAACGGGAAGCGGTGGAAAGTATAATTGAGCATGCTAAAGCCGCAGGCTTTTTAGCCTTGGACACTATAGAAGAAAACGGTAAATTAAACCCGGGACAAAGATTTTACCTGGTAAACCGGGGCAAGATGGTTATCCTGGGGGTGGCAGGCCATGCCCCTATCTCCCAGGGGGTAAGGTTGGTTGGTTCCCATCTGGATGCCCCTCGTTTGGATTTAAAGCCCAATCCGCTCTATGAAAGCGAAGGTTTTGGCCTTTTAAAAACCCATTACTATGGCGGCATAAAAAAATACCAGTGGACGGCTATACCCCTGGCAATTCACGGTGTGGTGATTAATTCCCGGGGGGAAAAGATTACCTTTAACGTGGGAGAGAAACCCGGAGATCCGGTTTTTACGATTACTGACCTGCTGCCCCATTTGGCCAAAGAGCAAATGAAAAAAACCATGGGAGAGGCAATACCCGGGGAAAACCTGAATTTATTAGTGGCCAGCATACCTCATGCCGATGAGGAAGTTAAAGAGAGAGTGAAGCTGGCCGTTCTGGAGTACCTACACCAGCAGTACGGCTTGGTTGAAGAAGATTTGATCAGCGCAGAGCTGGAAGTAGTGCCGGCTGGGGAGGCCAGGGATATCGGGTTTGACCGGGGACTCATCGGGGCTTACGGCCAAGATGACAGGGTATGTGTTTTTCCCAGCCTCAAGGCAGTATGCGAGCTGAAAACGCCCACGAAAACCGCCCTGGCATTGTTTGTGGATAAAGAGGAAATTGGCAGCACCGGCAATACCGGAGCTCAATCCCGTTTCCTGGAATATGCACTTTCCAGGCTATGTGCATTGGCGGGGCTGCAGGGGCCCCAGGCAGTCCTAACGGTTTTAGCTAATTCCCAGGCTTTGTCGGGCGATGCCAACACAGCTGAAGATCCCAACTACGAGGGAGTATTGGATAAACGCAACGCTGCCGGCTTAGGAAGGGGCGTAGTAATCACTAAATATACCGGCGCCGGGGGAAAATATGAAGCCAATGATGCCCACGCCGAATTTGTCGGGGAGATCAGAAATTTGTTCAATCGTAACGGAGTGATCTGGCAGATCGGGGAGCTGGGTAAAGTGGACCAGGGCGGCGGTGGTACTATAGCCCAGTTTTTGGCTAACCTGGGCATCGAGACTCTGGATTGCGGCCCGGCTCTTTTAAGCATCCATTCCCCGCTGGAAATAGCCAGCAAGGCCGATGTATATATGGCCTATAAGGCGTATAAGGTTTTTCTTGAGCAGTAG
- a CDS encoding HEAT repeat domain-containing protein — protein MSWPRREDDIPRTVSLLANHDPWEVAFWLLENFAGKEDLWPSLRAALQEHGYEGIYLAALGQAGRRQEGLKQELALGALGLIGTARSLPLLLEALADKDEKYSLAACQALKRLKLPESAQPLVESLTSHERILPARSAEILLNLGRVGMTAVAQALEEAGPPAKLLLIETLGEFKDDAALPVLLPHLADSEGEVRCKVVEALGNLSSSRVTPYLIEALEDSYWKVRAAAAKALGRLSCKAAIPTLKTLCGDEKWHVRTNAREALEQMGVTVEVQEEQK, from the coding sequence ATGTCCTGGCCCCGGAGGGAAGACGACATTCCAAGAACTGTCTCCCTCCTTGCCAACCACGATCCCTGGGAAGTTGCTTTCTGGCTCCTGGAAAATTTCGCAGGCAAGGAAGATCTCTGGCCCAGCCTTAGGGCTGCCCTGCAAGAACATGGCTACGAGGGTATCTATCTGGCCGCTTTGGGACAGGCAGGAAGAAGGCAGGAAGGCTTAAAGCAGGAGCTGGCACTGGGCGCATTGGGGCTGATTGGCACTGCCAGGAGCCTGCCGCTGCTCTTGGAAGCTTTGGCTGACAAGGATGAAAAATACAGCTTGGCAGCCTGTCAAGCGTTGAAGCGGCTGAAGCTTCCCGAAAGCGCCCAGCCCTTGGTAGAATCCTTGACGAGCCATGAGCGGATTTTGCCCGCCAGAAGCGCGGAAATACTTTTGAACTTGGGGCGTGTTGGCATGACAGCGGTAGCCCAGGCCTTGGAAGAGGCAGGGCCGCCTGCGAAGCTGCTTTTGATTGAGACTCTTGGAGAATTCAAAGATGATGCAGCCCTGCCTGTCTTGCTCCCTCACCTGGCGGATTCGGAAGGTGAAGTGCGGTGCAAAGTTGTTGAAGCTTTAGGCAATTTAAGTTCATCTCGGGTCACACCCTATCTGATTGAAGCTTTGGAGGACTCCTATTGGAAAGTGCGGGCTGCCGCCGCCAAGGCTTTAGGGAGGCTAAGCTGTAAGGCGGCAATTCCCACCTTAAAGACCCTGTGCGGGGATGAAAAGTGGCATGTGCGGACTAATGCCCGGGAAGCTTTAGAGCAGATGGGTGTAACAGTGGAAGTGCAGGAGGAGCAAAAGTGA